The region CGGGGTCGGAGACCTCCGGCACGAAGTCATTCGGGTCCTCGATTGCCACGCTCGGAACGCCGTGGATCGTAAGGTTCAGCGTGATCGAGGGATCAAGGCTCTTGGCCTTCTTGGCCGTGGGTCCGGCGCTCGCTTCGAGTGCGACCACATCGATGCCGTCGCCGCCAATGTCGGGCCCCGGCCCCGCCGCCTCGGCCACTTGCGCGATGTACTGCATGCCGACGGCGGCATCGACCACCTCGCCCAGGATGGTGAGCGTCGTGAGCTTCACCATCGACTCCTCCGGTTCGAGCGAGAGGATGAAGTACTCGCTCTGAAGCAGAAGGGCGAGGGTGTGGCATCGGCCGTACTCGATCTTCGCGGCGACCAACTCGGCGCTCCAGGTGAGTTCGGCATGCGCACCGGACTCAGAGTCGTGCAGCTCCGACGCGCCCTTGGCGAGTGCGGCCTTCGCGAGGGGAAGCACCTTCACAAAGGCACGGCCGGGCACGCCATCGGCGACCACGGCGAAGGTCTCAAGGAGCGACGCTTGGTCGGCAACGAGCGCGACTTCAGCGCGGGGCGCGACGGGCACGCCGATCGAGCGCAGCAGCGTTGCCGCTGGCCACGCGTTCTTGCTGGGCCGCGAGAGAACCTCACCGAGGAGCAGCGCTCCATTGGCCGACGAAGGCTCCTCCCACTTGGGCAGCCCGGCGGTGGGGGTCGGCGCCCGACTCCCGCCATGCGCGGCGAGCGTTGCAGCGGCAACCGCAAGGGCGGCCGCGCCGAGGATCGGCGCGGAGTGGTGCGACTGGCTCGTGAGGGTGATGTGCAGAGACTTCTTCATGACCTGCTCCTTTCGAGCGCGATGCGGCGAGCACCCGGCGTCGCTGCGGCGAGGCACACGGTGATGCCTCGATCCGTCGCCGTTCACGGAACCCGTCGGGGCTCCGCATCGCGTCACTCAGAAGGCCGCAAGTGCAGAGCAGGCGTGCGCGAAATCTCCCGCTATTCCAGCAAAGCCCGCCCGGAGCCGGGAAACGGCGTCAGTCCGCACGCATCGACTTCACCGAGCCGGTGCGCCCGTGGTCGGCCACGCCTGATCGGCGACGATCGACATCGAGACGCGCCAGTGATCCGGCGGTTGGCCCGCGGGTGTCTCGCGGATGTCGAGCACTTCGATCTCGACTCGGTGACGACCGGGGGTCAACTCATCGAGCGGAATGACGAACGGATCGACAAGGCGACCGGGAACCCAGCCGCTCCGATCGGCGTCGCTGGCCCACACTTCGCGCCCGTCGACGATGCGCCGCTCCGCCCACGGGCTCGATGAGCGCACGCGCGCGCCATCCTCGCGCCATGGACGCCACCGCGCCACTTCCACGCCATCGACGCGCACGATGTGCGTGCGAGGACGGAACTCATCGCCCATCTCGCTGCCATGGCCAGTCGAGAGCACGCGAAGTCGCGGCCGATCGAGACCGGGCAGAAGCGTGAAGCTCGCCTGCATGCGGCCGGTGCCCCGCTTCACCACCGGCTCGTCGATGAGCGGCACGACCATGCTTGGCCGACGAATGCCCGCAGTGCCACTCTCGTAGCGCAACTCGAAGGAGACGCGCCATCCCGGGTTCTTCCATGTGCCCATGTGAACCCTGAAGGTTCGCTCGCCCCAGAGCACCGGGAGCAACGGCGTCAGATCCGCCTCAAAGCGGCCCGCCGCACCGAAGCCGGTCACGAAGCGCATGAGTTCAACCTGCATGGGCGGGCGACCTCCACCCACTGGAAGCACCACGCCCACCGACCCAAGGCGGGTCCAAGGATCGCCCGGCCTCGGCAGCGCCTCAGGATCATCGATCGGCTCGACGGTGACGACGCCGAAGACGCTCATCGCCTGCGAGGGCGTCGGCTCCTGCGGCAGGCGCAGCGTGCGCTCCGCGGTCTGTCCGAAGTCCTTCAGGATCAGATCACCGCGAGGGGTCGTTGCATCCTTGTCCTTCGGCGCGTCGGCCCCTTCAAAGGAGAGCTCAACGCGGTCGAAGACGAGGACCGTGCTGGATGGCGCCGTGGCCGGCGCTCGATCCCAATCGCGCGTTGGAGCGCGCGATGGATCGCGCGCCTGGACTCGCGGCGCCGCGGCCGCCTCAAGAATGAAGGGCGTGCCGAGAAGGACTCCCGCCAGCACGCTCAGCGCCGCGAAGCGCGCCGTTCGATTTCTGCGACGGCCATCTGATCGCATCGGTTGTTCTCCGGGTGGTCCTTGTGGCCACGAACCCAGTGCATGGACACCTCGTGGCGCTCGCGCAACGCGTCGAGCCTCTTCCAGAGGTCGTCGTTCTTGACCGGCTCGCGGCGGCTGGTCTTCCAACCTTTCTGCTTCCAACCGTCGAGCCACTCGCGCAGCCCCTTCACGGCGTACTCGCTGTCCGAGGTCACCGAGACCTTGCCCCGGTCGGCCGGGAGTGCCTCCAGCCCCTCGATGATGGCCAGCAGTTCCATGCGGTTGTTCGTGGTCTGGGGGTCGAACCCCGATCGGGCGACCTCGCCATCGATCCCCTCCCCCCGCAGAATGAACGCCCAGCCCCCCGGCCCCGGGTTCCCGGAACAGGCTCCGTCGGTATACAACTCGAAACGCGCCAGCATGGAGGCGAGTTTACGAACCCCGCCCATGGCTGTCGGATGGATGATCGCCCCCTTGGCCGGGTTGACAGTCTTCATTGCCCCGGTACCCTGTGTAGCCCTTCGCGGGGCACCGACCGCCTTCGCCTCGACGGAGCATCGACCATGAACCCAGCATTTCGAACCTCGCCTGGCCGGACCCGTCGCCGACGGTCGCACCATGCCATCAAGGCGGCCCACACCGTGCTCTGTCCCCAGTGCCAGGCACCGAAGCGGCCCCACGCGGCATGCCGCGGATGCGGCTATGTCAGGCCCGGTCTCCAGTTGAAGGTCGCCCAGCCCGAAGCGTAACCCATGCGCCTCGGCGTTGATGTCATGGGCGGGGACAACGCCCCTGACCAAATCCTCAAGGGCTGCTTCGCCGCACTTCCACTTCTTCCGGAAGAGGACGAGCTTGTTCTCATCGGCGATGGCACGACCATTCGGGAAACGCTCGCCGAGCGCGGCATCACCGATCGCCGCGTGCAGGTCGTGCACACGAGCGAGGTCATCGGCATGGATGACTCGCCGGTCGAGGCGATCCGCACCAAGAAGGACGCCTCGATCGTCGTCATGGCGCGCATGGCCAGCCCGAAGGAGAACGATCGGCTGGACGCGGTCGTCTCCGCCGGCAACACCGGCGCCATGGTCAGCGCGGCGCAGATGCACATGCGTCGCCTGCCCAATGTGATTCGACCGGGGATTGCTGTCACGGTGCCGACTTTCGCCGGGGCCGTGGTGCTGATCGATGTCGGCGCGAACATCGAGCCGAAGCCCTCGCACCTGGCACAGTACGGCGTCATGGGCGATGTCTATGCCCGCCAGGTCCTCGGCGTCGCCCAGCCTCGAGTGGCCATCATGAATGTCGGCGGCGAAGAGCAGAAGGGCACCGACGACATGCGCGAAGCGCGCGATCTGCTGCGGGCGCAGCCCGATCTCAACTTTGTCGGATTCGTCGAAGGCCGTGGCGTCTTCGACGGTGAGGCCGATGTGGTCATCACCGACGGTGTGGTCGGCAATGTCATGATCAAGCTTGCGGAAGGACTCTCCTCCGGCATCTTCAAGGCGCTCGCGCGGGAGGTCCTTGAGATCGACCCCGAGCTCGCCTCGCGTCTTGAGCCGGTGGTCAAGAGCCTCTACGCCAAGCATGACTATCACGAGTACGGCGGTGCCCCGCTGCTCGGCGTGAATGGAGTCTGCCTGATCTCGCACGGTTCGAGCGTGGCCCGGACCATCACCAACGCCATCGTCCGCGCCAGGACCTTCGTTGAAACGGGCGTCAACGAAGCCATGAGCCGACGGCTCGCACGACTGGTCGAGGCATGAGCGCTCCCGCGACCTCCCGCCCCATCGGCGTTCGCCTGGTCGCCACCGGCTCGGCCGTCCCTTCAACTGAACTGACCAACAGGGATCTCGAGAAGATCCTCGACACAAGCGACGAGTGGATCTTCCAGCGCACGGGGATCTCCTCGCGTCGCATCAGCGATCCCACGAAGGAAGGCACCTTCACACTGGCGCGGGACGCCGTGCGCAAGGCGCTCGATGCGGCGCAGTGGGACCCGGCGTCGCTTGATCTCCTCATCTGCGCCAGTTGCACACAGGAGATGACCTGCCCGAGTATCTCCTGTCGCATCGCCGGAGAGGTCGGCGCAACGGGAACCGGCGCCTTCGACCTCGTCGCCGCGTGCAGCGGCTTCGTCTACGCCATCAATGTCGCCGATTCGCTGATCCGGTCAGGCCGCTATCGACGCGTGGGCGTGGTCGGCTGCGATGCGATGAGCACGGTGGTCGACTACACCGATCGCTCGGTGAGCATTCTCTTCGGTGACGCGGCGGGAGCCGCCATGCTCGAGGCCGACCCCGACCCGGGTCGAGGGTGCATTCACCAGACGCTCGGCGCGGACGGTTCTGACTGGAGACAGCTTTACATGCCGCGCCGCATGCAGGAAGTTCCGCCGGGCGAAGAGGACAATCCCATTCGCCTCGGCTACCTGCGCATGCATGGCCGGGAGGTCTTCAAGTTCGCGGTCAACAAGTTCCGCGAGATCATCGAGGACGCGCTTCGTTCGACCAGCCTGACGCCCTCCGAGGTCAGTCAGTTCATCTGTCATCAGTCCAATCGCCGCATCATCGACGCATCGATCGAGAAGCTCTCGCTGCCTCCCGAGAAGGTGCATGTCAACATCGATCGCTACGGGAACTCGAGCGCCGGCAGCGTGGGACTCTGCCTCGATGAGCTCTGGCGCGCGGGCAAGATCCCGCAGGGCCAGCCCATGGTGCTCGTCGCGTTCGGCGGCGGGCTCACCTGGGCGAGCAGTGTCTGGAAGGTGTAGTGTGATCGTCGGCGCCGGGCCTTTGCGGGCGCCCGACACCGAGGAGATCAGATCATGAGTTCGAAGCGCATCGTCGTGCTCTGTCCGGGACAGGGGGCTCAGACCGTCGGCATGGGACACTCCTGGCGTCAGGGGTCTCCGGCGGCCGCTCGCGTCTTCAACGAGGCCGATGCCATCGTCAGCGCGTTGCCGTCGTGGTCGGGCATGCGGAGCCTGAGCGCCTTCTGCGTAGAGGGGCCCGCTTCGGAACTCGACCGGACCGATGTCAGCCAGCCTGCGCTCTACACCTGCGGCATCGCCTGCTGGCATGCGATGCGCGAAGATGGCTTGAGCGAGCCTCTCGCAGCGGCCGCAGGGCTGAGCCTTGGTGAGTACACCGCCCTCGCGATCGCCGGCGCCATCACCTTCGAAGATGGCCTTCGACTGGTCGCTGAGCGCGGGCGCCTGATGCAGGCCGCCGCGGAGCGCAGTAACGGCGGCATGGTGGCGCTCATCGGCGCCGATGAGGCGCAGGCGAGCGAGGTCTGCGCGAAGGCCGCCGAAGGCGAAGTGCTCGTCAGCGCGAATTTCAATGCCCCCGGACAGGTGGTGCTCTCGGGTCATGCCACCGCGTGCGATCGCGCCGAGAAGGCGGCCTCGGACATGGGACTTCGTGCCAGCCGTCTCAAGGTGGCGGGAGCCTTCCACAGCCCGCTCATGGCCCCAGCGGCGGAGGGACTGGCCCGAGCCCTCAAAGATATCGAGGTCCGACGGCCCTCCTGCGATGTCTGGAGCAATGTCACCGGCCATCGACACGATCGGGACTCCCCCTCGTCCATCAAGGAACTCCTCGTCTCCCAGCTCGTCTCGCCGGTACGATGGAGTCAAGGGTGCACGGACCTGGTGGCCGCCATGGCGGCCGATGGCGGTGCGGCCTTCCATGAACTCGCCCCCGGCTCCGTGCTGAAGGGGCTCATGCGACGCATTGATCGGAGCACTGAGGTGATCACCCATGACCAGCATGACCAGCATGACCAGCACAGCCAAGCGAAGCGGACAGAGAGAGCCACGGCCTGACCTGGCTCTTCTGGTTGGCGCAGGCCTTGCCATCGGCGGCATCCTCTTCACGAGTGGGTGCAAGAAGAAGGAGGAGCCGCCACCTGTCGTTGTGCAGGACGAGGCGCCCCCGCCACCGCCTCCACAGCCAACGCCGACCGATCTCTTCGCGAAATACAACATCGATCCGCGCATCACCATTGCCCCGGATGAAATCCCGGTCGATGAGCAGGACCCTGAGCGCGGAACTCAGAAGCTCGTCGCCGTCCTGCAATTCTTCGACGCGATGGTCCGTGGATCGGATGACCGCCTCCGGCCGATGCTCGCCAGCGCCGACCAGCAGGTTCTGGCTCAGCTCGTCCAGTCAGGTCAGTTTCAGAGTGCCGCCGGCGCCGTCACGCGTGTGCTGCTCGGCTGCGGAACCTTCCAGCTCGGCTTCGAGACCTCTGATGCGGTCTTCGCCCTCATTCAGAGCGGCAGCCGCATCGAGCCCCAGCTCTGGACATTCACACTTGACGAGAACGGCAAGGCGACCTTCGACGCCGTGCCCGCTCCGCCGGACATTCTCATGCGTCTGACCGGCACCAAGGCAGCGCCGCGCATTCGGCAGTGGGCGCAGGTGCTGAAGGAGAAGATGGACGAGGCCCTGAAGCCCGACGAGGAGATCAAGTGGCCCACCATCAACTACTCGACCGGCGATGAAGAGGGAAGCGAGGGAGGCGACGCCCCTGCTGGCGGCGCTCCGCCCACGCGAGATCCCGACGCGCCCGGCAAGCGCCCGCCGCGCCCCGGCGTGCCCGCCCCGCGTCCGCCCTCTCCGGGCGGCTGATCGCCCGACCACTCGCCCATCGCACTGCGCACGCGCGCCCGACTGAGAAGAGGACGCTATCGACCATCGTGTAGCTATCGTGACCGGCGCAAGCCGGGGAATCGGACGAGCCATCGCTCTTCGCGCCGTGAAGGAGGGGCGCCGTGTGGTGGGCGTCGCCCGCACACTCGACGCGCTTGCCCCCGTGGCCGAAGAGGCGGCGAAGGGCTCCTCCGGCGGTGGCTCCTTTCACCCGAAGGCATGCGATGTCGGCGACGGGGATGCGCTGACTTCGCTCATCGAAGGCGTCGTCAGCGAGTTCGGACGGCTCGACATTCTGGTGAACAACGCGGGCATCACGCGCGATGGCTTGATCCTCCGCATGAGCGACGAAGACTGGGCCGATGTCCTTCGCGTCAATCTCACGAGCGCATTCGTGGCCTGCCGCGCAGCGACTCGGTCGATGATGCGCGGCAAGTTCGGGCGGATCGTGAACATCGGCAGCGTATCGGGCATCATGGGGAACGCCGGGCAGGCGAACTACGCCGCGTCGAAGGCGGGTCTCATCGGACTCACCAAGAGCATCGCCCGGGAGTTCGCCAGCAAGAATGTCACGGCGAATGTCATCGCCCCCGGGTTCATCGAGACGGACATGACCGGGGCGCTCGGCACGGCCATCCGAGATGCCGTCCTGCCGCAGATCCCAATGCGGCGCTTCGGGACCTCGCAGGAGATCGCCGCCACGGTCTCCTTCCTTTGCTCGGACGAGGCCGGATACATGACCGGCCAGGTTCTTGTCGTCGACGGCGGAATGGCCATGTGATCGCGTGCGGATGGTGGCGGCCCCGCCGGGCTCCCGCTATATTGCCGCCCTGTTTTCAATGAACCCATTGAGGAGGT is a window of Phycisphaeraceae bacterium DNA encoding:
- a CDS encoding ketoacyl-ACP synthase III; the protein is MSAPATSRPIGVRLVATGSAVPSTELTNRDLEKILDTSDEWIFQRTGISSRRISDPTKEGTFTLARDAVRKALDAAQWDPASLDLLICASCTQEMTCPSISCRIAGEVGATGTGAFDLVAACSGFVYAINVADSLIRSGRYRRVGVVGCDAMSTVVDYTDRSVSILFGDAAGAAMLEADPDPGRGCIHQTLGADGSDWRQLYMPRRMQEVPPGEEDNPIRLGYLRMHGREVFKFAVNKFREIIEDALRSTSLTPSEVSQFICHQSNRRIIDASIEKLSLPPEKVHVNIDRYGNSSAGSVGLCLDELWRAGKIPQGQPMVLVAFGGGLTWASSVWKV
- the plsX gene encoding phosphate acyltransferase PlsX, which gives rise to MRLGVDVMGGDNAPDQILKGCFAALPLLPEEDELVLIGDGTTIRETLAERGITDRRVQVVHTSEVIGMDDSPVEAIRTKKDASIVVMARMASPKENDRLDAVVSAGNTGAMVSAAQMHMRRLPNVIRPGIAVTVPTFAGAVVLIDVGANIEPKPSHLAQYGVMGDVYARQVLGVAQPRVAIMNVGGEEQKGTDDMREARDLLRAQPDLNFVGFVEGRGVFDGEADVVITDGVVGNVMIKLAEGLSSGIFKALAREVLEIDPELASRLEPVVKSLYAKHDYHEYGGAPLLGVNGVCLISHGSSVARTITNAIVRARTFVETGVNEAMSRRLARLVEA
- the rnhA gene encoding ribonuclease HI codes for the protein MKTVNPAKGAIIHPTAMGGVRKLASMLARFELYTDGACSGNPGPGGWAFILRGEGIDGEVARSGFDPQTTNNRMELLAIIEGLEALPADRGKVSVTSDSEYAVKGLREWLDGWKQKGWKTSRREPVKNDDLWKRLDALRERHEVSMHWVRGHKDHPENNRCDQMAVAEIERRASRR
- a CDS encoding ACP S-malonyltransferase; this encodes MSSKRIVVLCPGQGAQTVGMGHSWRQGSPAAARVFNEADAIVSALPSWSGMRSLSAFCVEGPASELDRTDVSQPALYTCGIACWHAMREDGLSEPLAAAAGLSLGEYTALAIAGAITFEDGLRLVAERGRLMQAAAERSNGGMVALIGADEAQASEVCAKAAEGEVLVSANFNAPGQVVLSGHATACDRAEKAASDMGLRASRLKVAGAFHSPLMAPAAEGLARALKDIEVRRPSCDVWSNVTGHRHDRDSPSSIKELLVSQLVSPVRWSQGCTDLVAAMAADGGAAFHELAPGSVLKGLMRRIDRSTEVITHDQHDQHDQHSQAKRTERATA
- the fabG gene encoding 3-oxoacyl-[acyl-carrier-protein] reductase, whose translation is MDHRVAIVTGASRGIGRAIALRAVKEGRRVVGVARTLDALAPVAEEAAKGSSGGGSFHPKACDVGDGDALTSLIEGVVSEFGRLDILVNNAGITRDGLILRMSDEDWADVLRVNLTSAFVACRAATRSMMRGKFGRIVNIGSVSGIMGNAGQANYAASKAGLIGLTKSIAREFASKNVTANVIAPGFIETDMTGALGTAIRDAVLPQIPMRRFGTSQEIAATVSFLCSDEAGYMTGQVLVVDGGMAM
- the rpmF gene encoding 50S ribosomal protein L32; amino-acid sequence: MNPAFRTSPGRTRRRRSHHAIKAAHTVLCPQCQAPKRPHAACRGCGYVRPGLQLKVAQPEA